The genomic interval CTCAAGATGGGGTCAATTATCATCGGTTTGGCTGTTGGGTTCATCATCTCCTTGTTCATGGGATTAGTAGACTTCAGCAGGGTAGGGGGGTTGCCCTTGATCAACCTGCCAATTCCCTTCCGCTTTGGCTTAGCGTTTGATTGGGCAACGTTTGTGCCCTTTGCAATCATCTACGTCGCACTAACGCTAGAAGTGATTGGAGATATCACGGCAACCTCGATGGTTTCTGGTGAACCCATTAGCGGAGGCACTTTTTTCCGCAGGCTTAAGGGTGGGATTTTAGGCGATGGGGTGAACTCGTTGATGGCATCGGTCTGTAGTACATTTCCTGTGGTGACACTGGCACAGAATAATGGCATTATCCAATTGACCGGTGTAGGAAGCCGCTATGTGGGCTACTACGTGGCAGCGATTCTGTCATTTTTGGGATTATTTCCCATCATCGGTGGCGTTCTCAGAACAATTCCCATGCCGGTGGTGGGGGGCGCGGTGATGCTGATGTTTGGTACGGTTGCGGTCGCGGGGATGAATATTTTGCGATCGATGCCAATGGACAACCGCTCAACGGTCATTCTGGCCGTATCGCTGGCAATGGGATTGGGAGTAACATTTGCCCCTGATACGTTGCATTCTTTCCCAGAAATGATTCAAACGATTCTGGAATCAGGCATTGCAACGGGATCTTTGTTTGCGTTGGTGTTGAATCTCGTGTTGCCGAAAGCGTCGCAGCCATCACCAACGATGGAAACATTGGAGGAGTCGAACCAACAACTTGAAGCGTCAAAATTCTCCGAGTGAACACCAGTTGTAGCAGGTAGCAGGTATCGTCAGCCATCAGGGAAGAAATATTCCGTAGCAAAGGGTTGCTGCAATCCAAGAGGATGTCTCCACTCTGATGGTTACGACTCCAATAAACCTGCCTGAAGTCAGCAAGGATCAAATGCAAGGATTCCCGGATTCGTTTGATTGTCCGGGAATCTTTGCATTGTTCTCAACAGTCTTCGTTGCAAATCGTTGCACCAACCCGCTCCTTTCTAATCCGTTTGCTCAGGAAAGGCAGAGGTAGGGGAATCAAAAGGATTGTATTTGTCCATGCTAAAGGCTTTGCGCGAAAATAAAATCCCTACAGCCGATACATTATTTGATGGCAAATCCCTAAGTTTTAGCACGAACAATTGGTGTCAATTGGGCGCTTAATTCTGGAGATTACATTTGATCCTGAATTCTGATATTCAATAATTGGATAGATATTATTTGGGTCGTGTTTCAGATCTGTAGGTGATATCCGTAGAGACGTTCCGCCGGAACGTCTCTACAGCATCCGAACAACATATCTAGAACATCACCTAATATTTGCCTAAGAGGGTGTTTGAAAAGTCCTACTGTCGGTAGCAAAGATGCAATCCCCCTAAATCCCCCTTAATCAGGGGGACTTTAAGCCTGTTTCCCCCCTTTTTAAGCTACGGTGTACACACAAGTCGATCGCTGATTCGTTTTCCGAAAACCTGATCCTCCACAACCTTGATTTCTCGTTGCCGGTTCTCAATAAGCCGAGATTATTGAGATTTCAGCCAATTTCCAAAGTTGAGGCAGAGCAAGGGTTTCAGGACTTGTGTTCACAGATTTCCGACTTGTGTGTACACGGTAGCCCTTTTTAAGGGGGGTTAGGGGGGATCTCTGAGTGTTGCATCTTACAGTCCATACCTTTTCAAACATCCTCTAAGGGACTGATTTTCAGATTCTAAAGTTCAATTTTCAGTTTCAGGTTTGTTTCCCGGTGTTTTATCTATTTTTTTATAAAACTCTACCAGGCTATCTTGCATATTCTGGAGCCAGCTTTCGTTTTCTCTTTGAATGGTTTCTTCCGTGGTCTTAACGAGCAACTCAAAGTTTTCTGATTTATTTTTTTCCTGGTCTGATAGCGAGTCCCATAGAACTCTGATGTCATACAAACTATCGGCGGCTTGGTTGTAGCTGATCAGCGTTTCCTCGATCCGTTTGAACTCCAGAAAACTGGAGAAAACGGACGTGAGCGAGATTGTCACCGCTACCCAGGCACCTAATTTAACGGCTGCAAGCAACGTTCCAATTCCACCAAATATATAGATTCCCCACTGTAAAACATATAACTGACTGTTTAACTCTTTTGCTTTACTCCGATAGCGATCGAATTGATCTTCAAGTCGTCTAGCCATGTAGGTTTCTGCATTTAGATCGGCAAGATCATGCCGCAACTTTTTTTCCTGTGGAGACAACTCAAGTTGATCTGCGGGTTGATCCACGGTAAGCAGTGGGTGGGTTGCTGCCTGATCTGATCTGGAAACCAGGGTTCGATTCAGAATTTCAGTTTCGTAAGGGTTGAGACACGTCTGATGAACCGAACTCCCTTTCAACCGTTCACTAATCACTTTAAGTCTGTAGGCGAGTTGGGCATCCCGGTTCTTGCTGTAGGCTCCAACCCTGGTGCGGTAGTAGTAAAGTTCTCGCTTAAGTGCCTCTGCGCTACCCCGCAATAAAATCCAATTATTACCTTTGTCAAATTTGACAGACCCAGCCAGCAGAATGCTTGTAATTATTGGAACGATGATCAGGCAAAAGCCCAGCAAATCGATCGGAGTTGAAGGATCGTTGTATCTATTCTTTTGGAGAATGGCGAGAACGGTTGCTAAAACGCTGAATCCGAGGATGCAGAGTCGCAAGCGATTGAAGCGGCTTTGGGCAGCACTGGCATTTTTACTGTAAGTTTGCTGACGTTCCCATGCTTTTTTGAGCAAGCCAAAATTCGGTTGAATCGGTTCTATTTTATCGGCGGCTTCTGGCGGGAGATCGATCGACGATAGCCCCTGCCTGAGCAAATTGGTCAGTGCGGTTAAGGGATTGGAAATATCGAACACAATGAATTGCCCGGACTGAACTAAGGCTTGAATTTCGTCTCTGGGCAATTGTTCGGGAGAACGGATTGCAGTAGCAATTTCATCGGCTAACCGTCCGCTGCCTGCAATCACAACCACGGGTCTTCCTGCTTTGACGCTTTCCACCACTTCAACCAAAGCGATTTCACCTCCATTGATCAGGAGTGTGAGCGATCGCCGATCGCCCGCCAGAGTGGTTGCAATAGTGGTTAACCAGGGAGATTCATCGCCCCATTTATTTCCGGGTGCAAACACAAAGTGAGTATGGTTTGGCTCTAGCGCTGTGCCCTCTGAAGGCAGAAAGGGAGTATCAATCAGCGCCACTTTGCCAACGGGAGCGACACCCAATCAAAGGAAATTGGGCAGGGATGGCAGCCCGAGCTTGCCCCATCATCTGCATAATTCCGGCATCGGTGCCCCCATCAATGATAGATACGCCTAACTCTTCCGCCAGGGGAGCCAGCCCATCCTTAAATAGCTTTTGTAGATGGATCAGATTCTCTTCAGCCATAGAACCCGCCCCACCCACCAGGACTAAAACAGGGAAGGATGCCTGAAGACCAATTTGTTGGAGCGTTTCAGAGAGGTCTTCAGAGGGATCAATGAGAATGCTACAAGCCCTATTCCCATTCGGAAAGGTAATGTCCGTTGGTTGCTGCATAAGGCGTGTCTCTGATGGGAATCATGGGTGCTATATATCTTCAAAAAATACTCCCTTTTAGGACTTTAGATGAGAAATTTTAGGACTTACGTATAAAGTGTTCAGATCCCCGGTTTCTGATAACAACTCCAATGGATTTAGAACTTACGCAAACCTCGGAGGTTTTAACTAAGGATCAAGCCTTGTGACCCATATCGGCTCTTAAACCTCCGGGGTTTTGGTCGCTGGCTAAATTTAAGTTTGATAGAGATTCGCGCGACCTCTAAGCACTGAGAATTTGCTCTTCCGCACACCCCACCTCCATTCTCTAACGAGCGATTCCCAATTCTCTAAAACGATTGGTTATAGATTAATGAAAAATAAAATCCTTGTTCTTGCAACGTCCGATTTTTGCCTGAAATCTGGACTAAGGGTTCACTCCAATCAAATCGGGCAGTGATGCGATCGCCCAGGCGAAACCGCAACCCGACTCCCATCCCTGCCAGGATACTGGGAGAAGGATTTTCTTGACTGCGGTTATTTGAAACATGACCGAAATCGACAAAGGGAGCCAGTTGTAGGTGAGCATCCAGATTAAATAACCGAAAGGCGGGGACGATCGGAATTCTGACCTCCGCCGACAAAAAGACGCCATTATCCGTTAGCAATTGGTCCTGCCGATAGCCCCGGACGCTATCGATGCCTCCCAGCCCAAACTGCTCCAGGGGAACCAGCGGTCGGTCTGCCAATTGCACATCCCCCCGCAACAGCAGCAAGGTATCGGGACGTTCAACTCCAGCCAGGAGTCGCACATACTGCGCCTGCCCCCTCCAGGCAAAAAAGTTACCATCGGGGGGACCGCTGGGTTGAATGGTGGCGTTCAACGCATTTAGCCCAAAACTGAACTGGGAACGGAGTGCCAGCACTTCCTGACTGTTGCGCGATACGTATTCTTGAAAAAATCGTAATACCGTAATGCGGGTATTGCCCTGGTCATCTGAACCTGGCGAGGGGAAGGGAATTTCGCCACCCAGCAAGGTGGCTCCGCTTTCCCGATGGCTGGCTGTCAATCCCAGGGCAAATTCCCGGGTCGAAGTTTGCAGAATCGGTTGGCGCACCGTCAATTCCACATAATTCGAATCAGAATCAATATCCAGAAAGTCGAAGGGAGGCTCAACCACATGGTTAAACGCAAAACCGCCACTCAGCGAAATTGTGCCATTACGGGGATTGAAAGGAATGGTGTAATTGGTATCGACGGCATTGCTGCCATCGGTATTGGTGTAGGCAAGGCTGAGGCTATCACCCAACCCCAAAAGATCAAAATTGGTCAGTTGCAACTGGCGGCGAAAGGTGCCAACGCTGGGCGTTCGTCCATTATCCAGAGTAATCTGGGCATTCCAGCGGGGAGCCTCGGTAACCTGAACGATCAGCAAACTTTCACCCGGATTGGTTCCGGCAGATAATTCTGCGGAGATGTTTTGGATTAACCGATCGTTCAGCTTGAGCAATTGCAAGGCATCGAGCAGACGTTTTTGATTCAGCGGCTTGGCGGCAGCGATCGCCAACCGCCTGCGGACATAGTTGGGGTTGAGATGCCGTGTCCCGGTAACTTTGATATCTTCCAGTCCCCCTTCGCTGATCTGAATCGTGACCACTCCCCCATCCAATTCCTGCGGCGGAATATAAGCTCCAGAAGTGACGTAGCCGCGATCCAGATAAAGCTGAGTAATCTGGGAGCGAACCTCGAACAGCTCAGCCAGGGAGATGGGGCGATTGGTATAGGGCGCAGTAATTTTGTCAAAATCCGCTTTATTGAAAACGGTGCTACCAACTACGTCAAACTGCTTAACGGTGATGACTTCGGGTACATTTTCGGGCAAAGTTGGATTTGCAGGTGGACCAGGCTGAAGTAATGGTTCAGGGGAGGGAGTTTGGGGTGGGGGGGCAGTAGGCGGCGAAACGGGGGGTGTTTGAGGCGGAACCGGAATCACATCCTGCGGCGGCGGTAGGGATGGGATCGATCGCTGGCTCAGATTTGGGTTGGAAACGGGTACAGAATTAATGGTTTGTGCGTTTAGAGGGGCGGCAGAAAAACTGCCCGCTAGCACAGCCAGGCTTAACCAAAGCCAGGAGAGGGAGGGCTTAATCATTATTAAAAAGTTTGGGAAACACATCAGAAACTGATGGTTAAGCCCATCAGAACTAAGAGACTCATGTTCGATTTATTAAGACTTTCAACGATTTTCAGTAACACAGGGAATATAGCTGATCTTTTACACAAATGACTCACTAATCTTGATAATTGAATTGTGCGATCGCTGAAAACCCTACTCCTATAAAGAAAACTAAAAAAATTAGACTGGATACTTGCTCCCCAGCGATAAAAATCTTAAACAATGTATAAATTCAAAATCTATGGCTTCTTTTGATACCTGACTTTCTAAGAGGATCTAAAAATTATTAGGTAATCTGTAGAAGCTGTTCCTCCACATCTGCCCCTATCCTCTATGAGATAACGGTTCAAGGATTGCCCTTGCTATCAAATTGATTACCGGGTTCGTTTCTTACATTCCATAAGCTTATTGTCATGGGGTTTGATTTTATACATACCTGTAAGAAATTGTTTAAGCAATCCAATAACTGGGCTTAATTTATTTAATTCGAGTTATACAAAATTTATGATACGGTGGGCTAGAAATTGCGCTTCTAAGCTATGAGAAACAATTCCCTAACGCTCCAATTTGCTGGGAGTTTTTTACTTGGCTGTCTGGCAAGTATCAGTCCAGTTCAGGCGCAGATTGTTCCGGACAATACATTGCCTGTAAACTCCAGGGTGACGCCGGGATGTGTGGTTTGTACAATTAATGGCGGCACGGTGCGAGGGGTGAACCTGTTCCACAGTTTCCGGGAGTTTTCCGTTCCTACGGGTGGGCAAGCCTACTTCAACAATGCCGCCCAGATTCAAAATATTCTGGGTCGGATCACAGGCACGTCATTGTCGAATATTGATGGCTTAATTCGGGCAAATGGGTCTGCCAACCTGTATCTGTTGAACCCGAATGGGTTTCTGTTTGGTCCCAATGCCCGCTTGCAGATTGGCGGTTCGTTTGTGGCGACCACAGCAAGCAGTATTCAGTTCCCCGATGGCAGCGAGTTTAGCGCCACCAATCCCCAGGCTCCACCGTTGCTGGCGGTGACTGTAACCCCAGGGGTGCAGTATGGGGCGAGAGCAGCGGGATCGACGATCGCGAATCGGGGTAATCTAGTCAGCGGGCAAGATCTAACTCTAGCAGCGCACAACCTGGACCTACAGGGACAATTGCAGGCAGGTAGAGATTTGACCCTGCTGGCAAGCAATACGGTGACAGCACTAGACAGCAGAACGATTCCGTTTGTCGCAACGGCAGGGCGCAATTTGCTGGTTCAGGGGAATCAGGGAGTTGATATTGCCGCCCTGAGTCATCCCAATAGTGGCTTGGCTTCCGGTGGAGACTTGGTACTGCGTTCAGATAATACTGTTGGGGGCGATGCTCACTTTTGGAGTGGTGGAAGTTTTAGGATCGAACGGCTAGATGGGAGTTTGGGAAATCTGTATAGTCCCCATGATCCAATTATTCAGACTGCTGGAAACGTCACTTTTAATACTTACACTGGAGCGTCGCTACACATTCTGGCTGGGGGAAGTGTAACCGTTACAGGGGATATTAGAATTACAGGCACAGCGCCAGATGGGCAAGCATTGGTGGAAGATGTCACATTGTCGGATGGAACAGTGATTTCTATCGATGGAACTGCAAAACCTACGGTAGATATTCGAGCTGGTATAGATCCTCGTGCAATTGGTAATCAATTCATAATAGGTGTTGGTTTTGACCCCACACCTCCTGGTTTAACCGCTCCTCCAAGCAGTGCGGATATTACGATCGGTAGCATTACAATCATTCCGCCGAACGGATTAGTTTTTTTAAGTAATCAGTATAAGCCCGATCAATTATTACCAGGAAATATTACACTTAATCGCGTTCAAGGCACTGAGGGAGTGGTAACTCGCGGTGGTCCAATCCTCATTGACTCTCGTGGTGATATTGGCATCAATGAAATAGTTAATACTACTCCTTATGCAGGTTTTAATAGCAATGTTGGTAAGATTTCTCTGATCGCTGCTAATTCTCTCAATGTTAATCCAGGTGCTTCATTGCAAAGTGCTAGCTTTGCAAATGGAGATGCAGGCGATATAAATATTTCTGCTGGCAAATCTGTAACGTTCGATCGTAGTTTTGCTTTTTCTACTCTAGAGCCTGATGCTAATGGAGAAGCTGGCGATATAACTGTTACAGCAAACTCAGTATCACTTTTAGGTAATGCTCAAATATTTTCGCGAAGTAGCGGAATCGGTGATGCTGGCGATGTAACGATTATCGCCGATACAGTGGTTAACATATTTGGTCCTGGAGGTGGTAGTGTCGCAGTTTCCCCCAATATTGGAAGTGATGTTGTAGGAAAAGCTCGAGGTAATGGCGGAAGAGTCACAATCAGTGCCCGTTCAGTTCAACTACTCGATGGTGCGCTCATTGCAGCAAGCATCTTCCAGGGTACAGGAAAGGATGGGGGATTCGCGCGGGCTGGCGATGTCAATATTACAGCAACCGAGAAAGTGTTACTCCAAGGTGGCAGTCGCATCTTTAGTGAGGTTAGGAACACTGGTTCGAGAGGAATTGGAGGAAATATTACCCTTGATGCTCCTGTTGTCGAAATCAAAGATGGATCTGGAGTCATCACCAGGGTTGGTGTTCCGCGTGGATTTCAAGACTTTCCTCAAAGCCCTGAAGGACAGGCTGGTAATATCACTATCCGAACTCATGGTGGTCGAGTGGCAATTGAAGGTACGGGTGTTGGCACAGATGTTAGAAGTAGTGAGAGCGGTATTCGTAGCGAGTTGCAACCACGCGTTTTAGGCAATCTGCCAGCCGGTCAAATTTTGATTGACACAGGCACTCTCGATCTCAGCAACGGTGGGATCATCAGTGTGACGACAGCAGCGGCAGGTCAGGGTGGCAGTATCAGCCTCATAGCCAATGCCATTACCCTTGCTTCCGATTCTCAAATTACATCCAGTACCTTTGATCAGGGAAAGGCGGGAGAAATTTCTATTAATACCCCCACTCTTACCTTCCTTGATGCTTCTTCTAAGATCGCGGCATCTACTTCCGGTAGCGGTGGCGGTGGTAGTTTAAAGATTAACCAATCCCAACCAATTACTATCTCCGGACCTGGACAATTAACTGTAGAAACTACCGGACCTGGGAAGGCTGGAGATATTACTATCAATGCTCCTAGCATTGCGCTTGACAATCAGAGTAAAATCAATGCCGAAACAAGCTCAACAGGGGCAGGGGGCAGCATTACTCTGACAGGAAACTCAGTTGCTCTCGCATCCCGTTCTCAAGTCACTGCTAGTACATCCGGCACAGGAGACGGCGGTGATATAACGATCAATGTGGTCGACAAATTTACATTGACTGGCGCTGGAAGCCCATTAACAGATCTGACGACTGATACCGGGATCTATGCCGCAACGACACCTGCTTCTTCAGGTAGAGGTGGCAGTATTACAATCGCGGCTCAGCCTGGAACCAATCCAGCTTTTTTAATTCAGAATGGTGCCAAGATTGCTGCGAATAGCCAGGGTACAGGAGATGGCGGCACTATAAATCTTAAGACAGACGGTAGGATTACCCTGAAAAACTACGCGCTGATCACATCTCAGACTAATAGTGAAACGGCTGATGCGGGTAACATCAATATCGATCCGGACATTCTGTTGTTGAGAAATCACAGTCAGATCTCAACCAGTGCCGCCGCAGGTAAAGGCAGTGGAGGCAACATCAATATTACAGCGGGGTTTGTCGTTGGTGTATTGTTTGAGGATAGCAACATTGTCGCCAATGCTTTCGAGGGTAAAGGCGGAAACATTAACATCAACGCCAATGGGATCTTCGGATTTCTGCAAGCGCCTCCTCGCATCCTGGATACTCCCTTCAGCGACATCGCTGCCAGTTCACAGTTTGGCTTTAGTGGAACAATCATTCTCAACACCCTCAACATTGACCCCAGCCAGGGACTCACCGAAGTCAACCTGAATCCAGAAGACCCCTCCAAACGAGTTGCCCAGGGATGCGCCAGTGGTAAGCGGATTGCCCTGAACCAGGACAGATTCATTATTACCGGACGCAGTGGACTCTCCGCCAGCCCCGACGATGTGTTTAGAGATGCCCGCATCCTCACCGAGTTGGGCATCCCTGCCACTCCAACCGATACCCAAACCAGCAACCCCACCAGTTCCAGTTCCCCTTCCCCCACCGCTCCAACCAACAACCTCGTCGAAGCCCAGGGATGGATCGTTGCCCCCAATGGCAAAGTTCGCCTGGTTGCCCAATCTGCGAATCTGACTCCACCACCTAACCCCCAACCTTCCATCACCTGTCCAGATGGTTCCAGTTTCGTGCAACCCTGAGAGAGGAAGATGGGGCGATGGGGGGATGAAAGATGGTTCAGACCTCCGAGGTTTTCAAAAGCCTCGGAGGTCTTGGGTGGCGTTTTGCTACAGACAGTAGGACTTTTAAGGCATCCTCTTAAACCAATGAAAACCGCTATAAAACGCTTCCTGTTATTGCTAAGTTTGGGAATTGGGACAACCCTGCTGATCCTGTGTTTGAACTTCAATCCCCTTCCCAGTGCTGCACAACTAACGCCCCCGACAGGACAGGCAACCAGCCCTGCCCTGGAATTAGATCAGCAGGGCAAAACCTACTATCAAAAAGGGCAACTGGAGCAGGCGATCGCCGTTTGGAACCAGGCAGCAAAATCGTTCGCTGCCCAAAACGATCGCCCCCATCAAGCCATGATTTTGAGTCACCTGGCACAGGCGTATCAACAGTTGGGACAGTGGGATCAAGCCAACGCGGCGATCGCCCAGAGTTTGGATTTGCTGAAACCCGGAAAGTCGGGAGTGGAGGGCGATCGACTGAGAATTCTGGCGGAGGCACAGACAACCCAGGGTAGCCTGCAACTGGCACAGGGACAGACAGAATCCGCCCTCACAAGTTGGCAACAAGCCGCCCTTACCTTTCAACAAGCGGGAGACCAGGTGGGTGTGATCCGGAGCCAGATTAACCAGGCACAGGCATTGATGGCACTGGGTTTCTATCAACGAGCGGCTAAAACCTTAGAACCAGCCTACAGTATCCGCCAGACCCAATCGATTCCTCTGCAAGTCGCCATCCTGCTCAGCTATGGCGACAGCCTCCGCCTGAATGGCAAGCTAGACCCCGCTCAAGAAGTTCTAGAAGAAGGACTGAAGCTGGCTCGGTCCATTCCCTCTCCCCCGGACATCACCACTGCCCTGATGGGGCTGGGCAACATTGCCCGCACCAACCAGCAGCTTCAAAGTAGCCGCTATACCGATCAATCCAATTCATCTACGGCTCAATCCAATCCGACTCCTCCCCGATCCAAACCGGACACTCTCCACAGTGCATTCTGGTACTATCAACAGGCGGCGGAAACGGCTGATCCGATCGGCAAAATTCAGGCATTGTTGAATCAACAAAGTTTACTGTTTGACCTCCAATCCGATCGCAAATCCATTGATGACCCACAGGTGCGTGCCCTCTCAGCACAAATCCAGGCGCTCCTCGATCGCCTACCGCTCAACCGCACTACCCTCTATGCCCGGATTCAACTGGCGCAGAATTTACTCAAGCTGCAAGACCCAGCAGCAACCCAGGCAGCGGTTCAACTGCTGGAGACGACGGCAAAACAAGCAGAAACCCTGGGCGATCGGGCGGCACAATCCTATGCGTTGGGCTACCTCGGTCAGGCCTATGAGCAACAGCAACAGGGGACAACCGCCCGCCGCTTGACTACCGAAGCGCTGAAGCTAACCACCCAGGCGTTGAACCTGGCTCAGGTGACGAATTCGCCCGATATTGCCTATCGCTGGTTGTGGCAGTTGGGGCGTCTGGAACGGGATAGCCATCCCCAGCAAGCCCTCATCGCCTATGACAGAGCCTACACAACTCTCGAAAATCTGCGGCAGGATTTAGCGGCAGATAACCCGGATTTGCAGTACACCTTTCAAAAACAGCCTGTCGAGCTTGTTTACCGGGAATACATCGAGTTGCTCCTGCGACCTGAAGCAGCACCAGAGACAAATCTCAAAAAGGCGCGCGAAATTATTCAAACATTGCAAGTGCGTGAATTACGGAACTTCTTGCAGGAGCCTTGCGGGGAGGTTAACCCAGAATCGATCGATGCCGTGGTGAATGAACCGGGTTCCCATACCGCTGTGCTGTATCCGATCGTGCTGCCGAACCGGATTGAGGTAATTGGCAAACTGCCAGATCAACCCCTGTTCCACTATCGCACTCAAAAACCGGAAGCAGAGGTGAAGCAGGCGATTAATCAATTTCAGAAAGATTTGCAAGAACCCTACACCTTCGATACGGTAAAAGCAGAAGGGCAGCAAATTTATCAATGGTTGATTGCACCCGCCCAAAAAAGGCTGGCAGATGCTCAGATCAAAACCCTGGTGTTTGCTCTAGATGGTCCCTTCCGCAATATTCCCATGTCTGCCCTGCACGACGGGCAGCACTATTTGATTCAGCAATATGCGGTTTCGGCTGTTCTGGGACTAGAGTTAAAAGACCGTAAGCCACTGGATAAAAAACATCTGACCGTCCTGGCAGCCAGCCTCACTGATCCTCCGCCCAACTTTCAATCTAGCTTTGGTCGGTTGACCGAAGCGAAGCAGGAAATTGCTGAAATTAAAAGTGTGGGCGTTGATATAACCGAGAAAAGTGACCTTGACTTTACTCGCGACTCCTTTAACGAAGCTATTAACAATGCTTCCTTCGAAGTTGTGCATTTAGCCACCCACGGTCAGTTTAGTTCCAATCCCCAGGAAACCTTTATTATGACCGCTGCCAGTTCTGGATCGGCTGAACCTGGATCAGATGGCATCATTCGGTTGAACGAAATTGATAAGATGTTCCGCACCCGCCTCCTCAATCGTCCCGATGTGATCGAATTGTTGATTTTGAGTGCCTGTGAAACCGCTTCTGGGGACGATCGCGCCACCTTAGGAATTGCCGGGACTGCTGTTCGAGCCGGGGCACAAAGTGCGATCGCCTCTCTCTGGAGTTTGAACGATCGCTCCAGTGTGATCTTTGCCGAAGAGTTGTACAAAAAACTAACCCAGCCACAAGCAAGCAAAGCTGAAGCACTCCAGGCAGCGAAGAAAGCGTTGATTGCAACCGATCAGTACAGTCACCCCCGTTACTGGGCAGCCTATGTACTGGTTGGGAACTGGCTTTAATAGAAAGATCAATTGGCTATTGCAGCACGGGTGTTGGGATCGGAGTCAATCGATTGATCTGATCCAGACGATCGGAACCAACCG from Kovacikia minuta CCNUW1 carries:
- a CDS encoding uracil-xanthine permease family protein, whose product is MSVPSELDIHGEGGHFMEAPTQLLYGLNDKPPLVDGIFVAFQHVFAIFIPIVTPGLIIAGALKLDVPTTSYILGMSLLVSGIATFIQARTVGPIGSGLLSIQGTSFAFVTAILAVVNSSLEKGRTPQQALALVLGMCFFGSFIPIILSRFLHLTRKIFTPLVTGVAVTLIGLTLIKVGMFYMAGGGPAKANGTLGSLQNWALSFLVFAIVALCSASSNKYLKMGSIIIGLAVGFIISLFMGLVDFSRVGGLPLINLPIPFRFGLAFDWATFVPFAIIYVALTLEVIGDITATSMVSGEPISGGTFFRRLKGGILGDGVNSLMASVCSTFPVVTLAQNNGIIQLTGVGSRYVGYYVAAILSFLGLFPIIGGVLRTIPMPVVGGAVMLMFGTVAVAGMNILRSMPMDNRSTVILAVSLAMGLGVTFAPDTLHSFPEMIQTILESGIATGSLFALVLNLVLPKASQPSPTMETLEESNQQLEASKFSE
- a CDS encoding DUF4231 domain-containing protein, whose product is MGVAPVGKVALIDTPFLPSEGTALEPNHTHFVFAPGNKWGDESPWLTTIATTLAGDRRSLTLLINGGEIALVEVVESVKAGRPVVVIAGSGRLADEIATAIRSPEQLPRDEIQALVQSGQFIVFDISNPLTALTNLLRQGLSSIDLPPEAADKIEPIQPNFGLLKKAWERQQTYSKNASAAQSRFNRLRLCILGFSVLATVLAILQKNRYNDPSTPIDLLGFCLIIVPIITSILLAGSVKFDKGNNWILLRGSAEALKRELYYYRTRVGAYSKNRDAQLAYRLKVISERLKGSSVHQTCLNPYETEILNRTLVSRSDQAATHPLLTVDQPADQLELSPQEKKLRHDLADLNAETYMARRLEDQFDRYRSKAKELNSQLYVLQWGIYIFGGIGTLLAAVKLGAWVAVTISLTSVFSSFLEFKRIEETLISYNQAADSLYDIRVLWDSLSDQEKNKSENFELLVKTTEETIQRENESWLQNMQDSLVEFYKKIDKTPGNKPETEN
- a CDS encoding ShlB/FhaC/HecB family hemolysin secretion/activation protein, with protein sequence MIKPSLSWLWLSLAVLAGSFSAAPLNAQTINSVPVSNPNLSQRSIPSLPPPQDVIPVPPQTPPVSPPTAPPPQTPSPEPLLQPGPPANPTLPENVPEVITVKQFDVVGSTVFNKADFDKITAPYTNRPISLAELFEVRSQITQLYLDRGYVTSGAYIPPQELDGGVVTIQISEGGLEDIKVTGTRHLNPNYVRRRLAIAAAKPLNQKRLLDALQLLKLNDRLIQNISAELSAGTNPGESLLIVQVTEAPRWNAQITLDNGRTPSVGTFRRQLQLTNFDLLGLGDSLSLAYTNTDGSNAVDTNYTIPFNPRNGTISLSGGFAFNHVVEPPFDFLDIDSDSNYVELTVRQPILQTSTREFALGLTASHRESGATLLGGEIPFPSPGSDDQGNTRITVLRFFQEYVSRNSQEVLALRSQFSFGLNALNATIQPSGPPDGNFFAWRGQAQYVRLLAGVERPDTLLLLRGDVQLADRPLVPLEQFGLGGIDSVRGYRQDQLLTDNGVFLSAEVRIPIVPAFRLFNLDAHLQLAPFVDFGHVSNNRSQENPSPSILAGMGVGLRFRLGDRITARFDWSEPLVQISGKNRTLQEQGFYFSLIYNQSF
- a CDS encoding two-partner secretion domain-containing protein, with amino-acid sequence MRNNSLTLQFAGSFLLGCLASISPVQAQIVPDNTLPVNSRVTPGCVVCTINGGTVRGVNLFHSFREFSVPTGGQAYFNNAAQIQNILGRITGTSLSNIDGLIRANGSANLYLLNPNGFLFGPNARLQIGGSFVATTASSIQFPDGSEFSATNPQAPPLLAVTVTPGVQYGARAAGSTIANRGNLVSGQDLTLAAHNLDLQGQLQAGRDLTLLASNTVTALDSRTIPFVATAGRNLLVQGNQGVDIAALSHPNSGLASGGDLVLRSDNTVGGDAHFWSGGSFRIERLDGSLGNLYSPHDPIIQTAGNVTFNTYTGASLHILAGGSVTVTGDIRITGTAPDGQALVEDVTLSDGTVISIDGTAKPTVDIRAGIDPRAIGNQFIIGVGFDPTPPGLTAPPSSADITIGSITIIPPNGLVFLSNQYKPDQLLPGNITLNRVQGTEGVVTRGGPILIDSRGDIGINEIVNTTPYAGFNSNVGKISLIAANSLNVNPGASLQSASFANGDAGDINISAGKSVTFDRSFAFSTLEPDANGEAGDITVTANSVSLLGNAQIFSRSSGIGDAGDVTIIADTVVNIFGPGGGSVAVSPNIGSDVVGKARGNGGRVTISARSVQLLDGALIAASIFQGTGKDGGFARAGDVNITATEKVLLQGGSRIFSEVRNTGSRGIGGNITLDAPVVEIKDGSGVITRVGVPRGFQDFPQSPEGQAGNITIRTHGGRVAIEGTGVGTDVRSSESGIRSELQPRVLGNLPAGQILIDTGTLDLSNGGIISVTTAAAGQGGSISLIANAITLASDSQITSSTFDQGKAGEISINTPTLTFLDASSKIAASTSGSGGGGSLKINQSQPITISGPGQLTVETTGPGKAGDITINAPSIALDNQSKINAETSSTGAGGSITLTGNSVALASRSQVTASTSGTGDGGDITINVVDKFTLTGAGSPLTDLTTDTGIYAATTPASSGRGGSITIAAQPGTNPAFLIQNGAKIAANSQGTGDGGTINLKTDGRITLKNYALITSQTNSETADAGNINIDPDILLLRNHSQISTSAAAGKGSGGNINITAGFVVGVLFEDSNIVANAFEGKGGNININANGIFGFLQAPPRILDTPFSDIAASSQFGFSGTIILNTLNIDPSQGLTEVNLNPEDPSKRVAQGCASGKRIALNQDRFIITGRSGLSASPDDVFRDARILTELGIPATPTDTQTSNPTSSSSPSPTAPTNNLVEAQGWIVAPNGKVRLVAQSANLTPPPNPQPSITCPDGSSFVQP